From a single Collibacillus ludicampi genomic region:
- a CDS encoding methyltransferase, translated as MSEELARNIERVTKIILDHNGLVVRNGPFAGMRYVEQSSGSAFMPKIIGCYEEELHDILNRHVFKTDYDRIINIGCGEGYYAIGLALRQPGTIVYAFDINPDARKLCKELSTANGVDKRIIIDGECTRERLGQLSQSGRSFIMCDIEGFELELLQPDLIPGLRSCDILVELHDFVNRDITPSILSRFMKTHDISLIHGKERNPFSYSVLNILDAKDKDLAVCEFRPEMMKWAFMKRKENISWWVDPVTKALWKEVSPGQYEKA; from the coding sequence ATGTCAGAAGAATTGGCGCGTAACATCGAGCGCGTGACGAAAATCATTCTTGATCACAATGGTCTCGTTGTGCGAAATGGACCATTTGCAGGAATGCGGTACGTAGAACAATCAAGCGGCAGCGCATTTATGCCCAAAATTATCGGATGTTATGAGGAAGAGTTGCACGATATTTTGAATCGTCATGTTTTTAAGACAGACTATGACAGAATCATCAATATAGGCTGCGGAGAAGGTTATTATGCCATTGGACTCGCGTTACGGCAACCTGGAACAATCGTATATGCTTTTGATATCAATCCTGATGCGCGTAAGCTCTGTAAAGAATTGTCCACCGCGAATGGGGTAGATAAAAGGATCATCATTGATGGAGAATGTACTCGTGAACGATTAGGTCAGTTGTCCCAGTCTGGACGATCGTTCATCATGTGTGATATAGAGGGATTCGAACTGGAATTGCTCCAACCTGATCTTATCCCAGGCCTTCGCTCCTGTGACATCCTTGTTGAACTCCATGATTTTGTGAACCGGGACATTACCCCCAGTATTCTTTCACGATTTATGAAGACCCATGATATTTCATTGATTCACGGTAAGGAAAGAAATCCGTTCTCCTACTCCGTACTCAATATTCTTGATGCAAAGGATAAGGACCTCGCAGTCTGTGAATTTCGCCCGGAAATGATGAAATGGGCATTCATGAAGAGAAAAGAGAATATAAGTTGGTGGGTCGATCCTGTAACCAAAGCTTTATGGAAGGAAGTTTCTCCTGGTCAATACGAAAAAGCCTGA
- a CDS encoding GDP-L-fucose synthase family protein: protein MDQLKGKRIMVTGGSGFLGSHVVDKLKNCGCKDIIIPRSSQYDLRNQSTCFSLVRSTKPDLILHLAASVGGIEANRKNPGSFFYDNLSMGLHLIESARLANVEKFVALGTICSYPKFAPIPFKEEDLWEGYPEETNAPYGLAKKMLLVQSQAYRKQYGFNSIFLLPVNLYGPRDNFDLETSHVIPALIRKCLEAREHGKDHITVWGSGKATREFLYVEDAADAILLAAVRYNGEDPVNIGTGEEISIQSLVKLIAEKTGYTGKIFWDVSKPDGQPRRCLDVTKAKELFGFEAKTRLPEGLEKTIAWYMEHREYVK from the coding sequence ATGGATCAGTTGAAAGGGAAAAGAATCATGGTCACAGGGGGATCCGGTTTTCTTGGTTCCCACGTTGTCGATAAATTAAAGAATTGCGGTTGCAAGGATATCATCATCCCACGTAGCAGTCAGTATGATCTACGTAACCAGTCGACTTGCTTTTCTTTAGTAAGGAGTACAAAGCCGGATTTGATTCTACATCTTGCCGCTTCTGTAGGGGGAATCGAAGCAAACCGAAAAAATCCGGGGAGTTTCTTTTATGACAACTTGTCTATGGGGCTCCATTTAATCGAGTCTGCCCGCTTAGCGAATGTGGAAAAATTCGTAGCTCTCGGCACCATCTGTTCCTATCCCAAATTTGCTCCTATTCCTTTTAAGGAAGAAGATTTATGGGAGGGATATCCTGAAGAAACAAATGCCCCTTACGGTTTGGCCAAAAAAATGTTGCTCGTTCAGTCGCAAGCGTATCGAAAGCAATACGGCTTTAACTCGATTTTTTTGCTTCCCGTCAATCTGTATGGACCCAGAGACAATTTTGACCTGGAAACCTCCCATGTGATACCCGCTTTGATCCGCAAATGTCTGGAAGCGAGAGAACATGGAAAAGATCATATCACCGTCTGGGGAAGCGGGAAAGCGACGAGGGAATTTTTATACGTTGAGGATGCAGCAGATGCCATCCTTCTGGCAGCGGTTAGATATAACGGGGAGGATCCGGTCAACATCGGAACGGGAGAAGAGATTTCCATTCAGTCCTTGGTGAAATTGATTGCGGAGAAGACCGGTTATACAGGGAAGATTTTCTGGGATGTCAGCAAACCGGATGGTCAACCCAGAAGATGTTTGGATGTCACGAAAGCAAAAGAGCTCTTTGGATTCGAGGCGAAAACCCGTTTGCCTGAAGGACTGGAAAAAACAATCGCCTGGTATATGGAACATCGAGAATATGTGAAGTAA
- a CDS encoding glucose-1-phosphate thymidylyltransferase yields MKGLILCGGKGTRLRPYSYSQPKHLLPIANQPVIQYAIDKMKKAGIREIGIVVPPHFRPHFESVLGDGHVELSLNYIEQKEAKGLADAVRAARSFIQDDPFLLFLGDNFYDGELEGLVQRFYVEKPESLLVVSRVSNPQQFGVVQFEGNQIIRLVEKPQNPPSSFAIVGVYLFTSTIFSMIDRLTPSSRGEYELTDAIQHLIDREYKVTFMITNDWWKDTGQPKDLLSCNRRVLQQLHEQIYENQVNIESSSIEGPVVIGKDTQVIDSVIRGPVKIGNGVKIIRSYIGPYTSISNDVLIEESEIENSIVLDRAHIMNIPQRIDESIIGTEVIMQGVHILALCK; encoded by the coding sequence GTGAAAGGTCTGATTTTATGTGGCGGAAAGGGGACGCGTTTGCGGCCTTACAGTTACTCGCAACCTAAGCATCTGCTTCCGATTGCCAATCAACCGGTGATACAATATGCGATCGATAAGATGAAGAAGGCGGGGATCCGGGAAATCGGAATCGTGGTTCCTCCTCACTTCCGACCCCACTTTGAATCGGTTTTGGGCGATGGACATGTGGAATTATCCTTGAATTACATTGAACAGAAAGAAGCGAAAGGATTAGCGGACGCGGTTCGTGCAGCCCGCTCTTTTATTCAAGATGACCCTTTTTTGTTGTTTTTGGGGGATAATTTCTATGATGGAGAGTTGGAAGGACTGGTTCAACGATTTTATGTAGAGAAACCAGAGTCTTTACTCGTAGTGAGTCGCGTATCCAATCCTCAACAATTTGGCGTCGTCCAGTTTGAAGGAAATCAAATCATTCGTTTGGTAGAGAAACCTCAAAATCCTCCGAGTTCATTTGCGATTGTAGGTGTATATCTTTTCACGTCTACCATTTTTTCGATGATCGATCGATTGACGCCTTCTTCCAGAGGGGAATATGAATTAACCGATGCGATTCAACATTTGATCGATAGAGAATATAAAGTGACCTTCATGATAACGAACGATTGGTGGAAAGACACGGGGCAGCCCAAAGATTTGCTCTCATGCAACCGACGTGTACTTCAACAACTTCACGAACAGATCTACGAAAATCAAGTGAACATTGAATCTTCTTCCATTGAAGGCCCCGTTGTCATCGGAAAGGATACACAAGTGATCGATTCGGTCATTCGGGGACCTGTAAAGATCGGTAATGGTGTGAAGATTATCCGTTCATATATAGGGCCATACACATCAATAAGTAACGATGTCCTTATAGAGGAAAGTGAGATTGAAAATAGCATCGTGCTTGATCGGGCGCATATCATGAACATTCCGCAGCGTATCGATGAGAGTATTATCGGAACAGAGGTGATTATGCAGGGGGTGCATATCCTCGCTCTTTGCAAGTGA
- a CDS encoding UDP-glucose dehydrogenase family protein: MKIAVIGSGYVGTTTAAVLTSLHHHVTAADIDITKVKKLKQGILPFVEPGLDKFLISMLETGRLNFTADIYQAVKDNQVLLIAVGTPSRADGTADLRFLQSVADTIACSIHEYKVIVIKSTVPVGTNRWFSDYLGNKIGNPHMFDVISNPEFLREGNALQDMLHPDRTVIGGKSQKAIQIVKEIYESMQSNLLVTDWETAELIKYASNSFLATKISFINEIARIAEHAGADVVEIARGMGMDSRIGSEFLRAGIGFGGSCFPKDLKALIATAKELGADSKILEAVEYINRTQPNFYTEKLNRLLQKIAKRPWKIAILGLTFKPDTDDQRESPAIQVVNHLLEECEEIRIIDPTIQTRNQTPWPHEQKVTICRTTTESLSGADAVILCTDWEQFSNIDWKEAASHMRHPVLLDGRNMFDPDDIRSAGMRYLALGRGEFE; encoded by the coding sequence ATGAAGATCGCGGTGATCGGTTCCGGGTATGTGGGAACAACAACGGCAGCTGTGTTGACCTCCTTGCATCATCATGTGACAGCTGCAGATATCGATATCACAAAAGTGAAGAAGTTAAAACAAGGAATTCTTCCGTTTGTCGAACCGGGACTCGACAAGTTTCTGATTTCTATGTTAGAAACCGGGCGGTTGAATTTCACAGCCGATATCTACCAAGCCGTTAAAGACAACCAGGTACTTTTAATCGCGGTTGGTACGCCATCGCGCGCAGATGGAACGGCTGATCTGCGCTTTCTGCAATCGGTAGCTGATACCATTGCATGTTCGATTCATGAATATAAAGTCATCGTTATAAAAAGTACTGTACCTGTGGGCACGAACCGGTGGTTTTCCGATTATTTGGGAAACAAGATTGGCAATCCTCACATGTTTGATGTGATTTCCAATCCGGAATTTTTGCGTGAAGGAAATGCTCTCCAAGATATGTTGCACCCGGATCGTACAGTTATCGGAGGGAAGAGTCAAAAGGCCATCCAAATCGTGAAGGAAATCTATGAATCTATGCAGAGTAACCTACTCGTTACAGATTGGGAAACGGCTGAGTTGATAAAGTATGCATCCAATTCATTTTTGGCAACAAAAATTTCGTTTATCAACGAAATTGCACGCATTGCAGAACATGCGGGGGCTGATGTGGTTGAAATCGCGCGGGGAATGGGGATGGATTCGCGGATCGGAAGCGAGTTTTTACGAGCGGGAATCGGTTTTGGCGGTTCATGTTTTCCGAAAGACCTCAAAGCGCTGATCGCCACGGCGAAAGAGTTAGGTGCTGATTCGAAGATATTGGAAGCGGTCGAATATATAAACCGAACACAACCGAACTTCTATACGGAAAAATTGAATCGTCTTCTTCAGAAAATTGCAAAAAGACCGTGGAAGATTGCAATTCTGGGATTGACGTTTAAACCCGATACGGATGACCAAAGGGAATCACCGGCCATACAGGTCGTGAATCACTTATTAGAAGAATGCGAGGAGATTCGCATTATTGACCCGACGATTCAAACACGGAACCAAACTCCTTGGCCGCATGAACAAAAAGTTACGATTTGTCGGACGACTACAGAATCCCTTTCAGGAGCAGACGCGGTGATCTTATGTACCGATTGGGAACAATTTTCAAACATTGACTGGAAAGAAGCGGCCAGCCACATGCGTCATCCCGTCTTATTGGATGGACGCAATATGTTTGATCCGGATGATATCAGGTCAGCGGGCATGCGATACCTCGCTTTGGGAAGAGGGGAATTTGAATAA
- a CDS encoding DRTGG domain-containing protein: protein MLTKHEQILKYIEELEVGSKISVRQIAKELDVSEGTAYRAIKEAETRGIVSTIERVGTVRIEKQQKKDIDRLTFAEVVNIVDGTVLGGSAGLHKTLHKFVIGAMEVDAMIRYIDRDSLLIVGNRNEVHKVSLEHGAAVLISGGFDATPEVKELADKLELPLISSAYDTFTIASMINRAIYDRLIKKDILLVEDILRKDNQPVIMRVGQQVADWQELVEQTGHSRFPVLDANDRIVGIVTTKDVSGETNDVAIEKVMTKNPITVSPKSSVASTAHMMIWEGIELLPVVDGRKLVGVISRQDVIKALQYIQKQPQVGQTIQDIVLTHFSLDRSEDKAVSLVGEVTPQMTNQLGGVSTGVLMILISEAGSQAIRRIKNVDLVVENVSVYFLKPIQIESTIQVRAEVIDIGRKSGKADVQIYHRGELMGKALFTAQVLDR, encoded by the coding sequence ATGCTGACAAAACATGAGCAAATCTTAAAATATATTGAAGAATTAGAAGTCGGATCAAAAATTTCGGTTCGCCAGATTGCCAAAGAACTGGACGTTTCTGAAGGAACGGCTTATCGTGCCATCAAGGAGGCGGAAACTAGAGGGATTGTTTCGACAATCGAACGTGTGGGAACTGTTCGTATCGAAAAACAACAAAAGAAAGACATCGATCGTCTGACGTTTGCGGAAGTGGTAAATATCGTAGACGGAACCGTCCTTGGTGGATCTGCAGGGTTGCATAAGACCCTGCATAAATTTGTGATCGGCGCCATGGAAGTGGATGCGATGATCCGCTACATCGACCGCGACTCCTTATTAATTGTAGGCAATCGCAATGAAGTCCATAAAGTTTCCTTAGAACACGGCGCCGCCGTGCTCATTTCGGGCGGATTCGACGCCACTCCGGAAGTCAAAGAGTTGGCGGACAAGTTGGAATTGCCTTTGATCTCTTCCGCATACGATACATTTACGATCGCCTCCATGATCAACCGGGCGATCTATGACCGTTTGATCAAGAAAGATATTTTGTTGGTGGAAGATATTTTGCGCAAAGACAATCAGCCTGTGATCATGCGGGTTGGCCAGCAAGTTGCCGATTGGCAGGAACTCGTGGAGCAAACGGGACATTCCCGTTTTCCGGTATTGGATGCGAACGACCGAATCGTCGGTATCGTTACCACGAAAGACGTATCCGGCGAAACGAATGACGTAGCCATCGAGAAGGTGATGACGAAGAATCCGATTACCGTTTCCCCAAAATCATCCGTTGCTTCTACCGCTCACATGATGATTTGGGAAGGGATCGAACTATTGCCCGTCGTTGACGGAAGGAAACTGGTCGGCGTGATCTCCCGCCAAGATGTGATTAAAGCACTCCAATATATTCAGAAACAGCCGCAAGTGGGACAAACGATCCAGGATATCGTCTTGACCCATTTTTCACTCGATCGTTCGGAAGACAAGGCAGTTTCACTCGTCGGGGAAGTGACCCCTCAGATGACGAATCAACTGGGGGGCGTTTCTACAGGAGTTTTGATGATATTGATCAGTGAAGCGGGCAGTCAAGCGATTCGCCGGATAAAAAATGTTGACCTCGTGGTCGAGAACGTATCGGTCTATTTCCTGAAGCCGATTCAGATCGAGAGCACCATCCAAGTGCGTGCAGAGGTCATCGATATCGGGCGCAAATCGGGAAAAGCGGATGTGCAAATTTATCATCGCGGTGAACTCATGGGCAAGGCGCTTTTTACCGCGCAGGTGTTAGATCGTTAA
- a CDS encoding DNA polymerase III subunit alpha — protein sequence MQTSFVHLHVHTEYSLLESACRIEALMRLAQDYGMNAIAITDHMAMYGVIPFYKEAIKRGIKPIIGCVVHVTNEATTDHRANVTPYHVVLLAETVTGYRNLVQLVSKAHLQSRFMRPLVDKAMLAAHAEGLIALTGGTEGEVAARVAAGDLEGARAALHELVAIFGKNHLFIELQDHGLLMQRQINQHLIHLARETGLGLVATNDVHYLKREDAPVYDILLAIGQGKTLDDPSRRRAETDGQYLTSEREMIERFRYIPEAIENTVKIAERCQVDLELGRTHLPVFDLPAGFDENEYLAHLCKQGIRERYGAPTPEIVSRLEHELRVIQHLGFAGYFLIVWDFMRFAHENGITTGPGRGSAAGSLVAYLLRITDVDPLRYGLLFERFLNPERVSWPDIDIDFLDERRSEMIAYVTHKYGHDRVAQIITYGTMAARAAVRDVGRVMGLTPQEIDRIAKLIPHKVGTTIDKALASVQELSDLYETNEKVRLVIDRAKAIEGLPRHTSIHAAGVVIAKEPLTNYVPLQKGADGGVVTQYAMEDLEAVGLLKMDFLGLRTLSIINHACEEIERSEGIKLDFSKMEMDDPKTFALLSRGDTDGCFQLESAGVKLVLRELRPTHFEDIFAVISLYRPGPMENIPAFIKAKHGETQVKYPHPSLASILKDTYGVIVYQEQIMQIASEMAGFTLGQADLLRRAVGKKKREILDEQREIFVKGCIKKGHDEKVAHMVYDWIVKFADYGFNKSHGVAYGILAYRTAYLKANYPAAFMAALLTSWLFSSAKVAQYVEECKRMGISVLPPDVNKSSHRFTVEEGQIRFSLAAIKNVGTAAIQSILDARRKGEFRDLLDFCRRVDLRVCNKRVVENLVRAGTFDWTGQSRKGMLLALDDAFDKGTRLRRELDNSQISLFGLMEDMHETPDLRVPPVQDFSDQERLEMEKELLGVYVSAHPLEKFRNILDRFAVRLSELSEYEDGQSIRVGGIIRNLKVIQTKKGQTMAFILLEDLTAACEVVVFPSVYAKHSPILQEEAMIDMRCRLQIQDEGCKLVAFDIRPLSLETEDDKPEAGGRTPSRNQNPHSEEHPMIFIRVTPDDERDGKLQALKGWFAKNPGTLPVTLFYTRNRTAREISDRVSGTQEFLSGVERILGPDSVVKKKTVKHRDIHS from the coding sequence ATGCAAACATCATTTGTCCATTTGCATGTACATACAGAATACAGCCTTCTTGAAAGCGCCTGCCGGATTGAAGCGCTCATGCGGTTGGCTCAGGACTACGGGATGAACGCTATCGCCATCACCGATCACATGGCGATGTATGGCGTGATTCCTTTTTATAAAGAAGCGATCAAACGAGGGATCAAGCCGATCATCGGTTGTGTCGTTCACGTAACGAATGAGGCAACGACCGATCATCGTGCCAACGTGACCCCTTATCATGTAGTTCTCTTGGCAGAAACGGTCACCGGCTATCGGAATCTTGTGCAGCTCGTATCGAAAGCCCATCTCCAGTCCCGTTTCATGCGTCCGCTTGTCGATAAGGCGATGCTCGCTGCACATGCGGAAGGATTGATCGCGTTAACAGGAGGAACGGAAGGAGAAGTGGCTGCCCGCGTCGCTGCGGGTGATCTAGAAGGTGCACGCGCCGCGCTTCATGAGCTCGTTGCCATATTCGGAAAGAACCATCTGTTTATCGAACTGCAAGATCACGGACTGCTTATGCAACGCCAGATCAATCAACACCTCATCCATCTTGCCCGCGAAACGGGTCTAGGTCTTGTGGCTACAAACGATGTGCATTATTTGAAGCGAGAAGATGCGCCCGTTTATGATATTCTGCTTGCCATCGGCCAAGGCAAAACGCTGGATGATCCGTCGCGGAGACGTGCAGAAACGGACGGACAGTATCTTACAAGCGAACGGGAAATGATTGAACGTTTCCGTTATATACCTGAAGCGATCGAAAATACGGTCAAAATTGCAGAACGTTGTCAGGTTGATCTGGAACTGGGCAGAACCCACCTACCTGTTTTCGATCTGCCGGCAGGGTTTGACGAGAACGAATACCTTGCCCATCTGTGCAAACAGGGGATCCGCGAAAGATACGGCGCGCCCACACCGGAGATCGTCAGTCGTCTCGAACATGAGCTGCGTGTCATTCAACACCTCGGGTTCGCGGGCTATTTTCTCATCGTATGGGATTTTATGCGGTTTGCTCATGAGAACGGAATCACGACAGGGCCGGGCAGAGGTTCCGCTGCCGGAAGCCTTGTGGCCTATCTGCTGCGGATTACGGATGTCGATCCGTTGCGTTATGGACTTCTGTTTGAACGCTTTTTGAATCCGGAGCGGGTCTCGTGGCCGGATATCGATATCGATTTCTTGGATGAACGCCGCAGTGAAATGATCGCGTATGTCACCCACAAATACGGTCATGACCGTGTCGCACAGATTATCACGTACGGAACGATGGCTGCGCGGGCGGCCGTCAGAGATGTCGGTCGGGTCATGGGCCTTACCCCACAGGAAATCGACCGGATCGCCAAGTTGATTCCCCATAAGGTCGGCACGACGATTGACAAAGCGCTTGCGTCCGTACAGGAATTGAGCGATTTGTATGAGACGAACGAGAAGGTTCGTCTAGTTATAGACAGGGCGAAAGCGATTGAAGGTCTCCCGCGTCACACGTCGATCCATGCGGCAGGTGTCGTGATCGCCAAAGAGCCGTTGACGAACTATGTGCCTTTACAAAAGGGGGCGGATGGCGGGGTTGTCACCCAATACGCTATGGAGGATCTCGAAGCGGTCGGCCTTTTAAAGATGGACTTTCTGGGATTGCGGACGCTCTCTATCATCAATCACGCATGCGAGGAGATCGAACGGAGTGAAGGGATCAAGCTCGATTTTTCCAAGATGGAGATGGATGATCCAAAGACATTCGCCTTATTGTCACGAGGGGATACGGATGGCTGTTTCCAATTGGAATCGGCCGGCGTGAAACTCGTCTTGAGGGAACTGCGTCCGACTCACTTTGAAGATATCTTTGCCGTGATCTCCTTGTACCGCCCTGGTCCAATGGAAAATATCCCAGCCTTTATCAAAGCGAAACATGGGGAAACGCAAGTCAAGTATCCTCATCCAAGTCTGGCTTCCATCTTGAAAGATACATACGGCGTAATCGTTTACCAAGAGCAAATCATGCAGATCGCTTCCGAAATGGCGGGCTTTACTCTGGGTCAAGCCGATCTGTTGCGCCGTGCGGTAGGCAAGAAGAAACGCGAGATTCTCGATGAACAACGGGAGATTTTTGTTAAGGGCTGTATAAAAAAGGGGCATGATGAAAAGGTTGCCCATATGGTTTATGATTGGATCGTAAAATTTGCCGATTACGGATTTAACAAATCTCACGGTGTTGCCTACGGGATCCTTGCGTATCGCACCGCCTACCTGAAAGCGAACTACCCGGCTGCATTCATGGCCGCATTGCTTACTTCCTGGCTTTTCTCTTCCGCGAAGGTAGCGCAATATGTGGAAGAATGCAAGAGAATGGGGATTTCCGTGTTACCGCCGGACGTAAACAAGAGCAGTCATCGTTTTACCGTTGAAGAGGGTCAAATCCGCTTCTCTCTTGCGGCGATTAAAAATGTGGGGACGGCTGCCATTCAGTCCATTCTCGATGCTAGGCGCAAGGGGGAATTCAGGGATCTGTTGGACTTCTGCCGTCGTGTGGACTTGAGAGTCTGTAACAAACGGGTGGTGGAAAACCTCGTTCGCGCGGGTACGTTCGATTGGACAGGGCAATCGCGGAAGGGCATGTTGCTCGCGCTTGACGATGCGTTCGATAAGGGAACTCGTTTAAGAAGGGAGTTGGATAATTCGCAAATCAGTCTGTTTGGTCTCATGGAGGATATGCATGAGACACCTGATTTACGAGTTCCGCCCGTCCAAGATTTTTCGGATCAGGAACGACTGGAGATGGAAAAAGAGTTACTCGGTGTTTATGTGAGCGCCCATCCTTTGGAAAAATTCAGGAATATTCTTGATCGCTTCGCCGTTCGTCTATCCGAACTTTCCGAGTATGAGGACGGCCAATCGATTCGGGTGGGAGGTATCATCCGCAATCTCAAGGTGATTCAAACCAAAAAAGGGCAGACGATGGCGTTTATCCTCTTGGAAGATCTGACGGCCGCGTGTGAGGTGGTTGTCTTCCCTTCCGTCTATGCCAAGCATTCGCCAATTCTGCAAGAAGAAGCGATGATCGACATGAGATGCCGCTTGCAAATACAAGACGAAGGATGTAAGTTGGTTGCCTTCGACATCCGCCCGCTCAGCCTGGAGACGGAGGATGACAAACCGGAAGCTGGCGGTCGAACGCCGTCTCGGAATCAAAACCCTCATTCGGAAGAGCACCCGATGATTTTTATTCGCGTGACCCCGGATGATGAAAGGGACGGGAAGTTGCAGGCGCTGAAAGGTTGGTTCGCGAAGAATCCCGGTACGCTGCCCGTCACTCTTTTTTATACGCGGAACCGTACGGCACGAGAGATATCCGACCGTGTCTCCGGGACACAGGAGTTTCTCTCGGGAGTCGAACGAATTCTTGGCCCGGACAGTGTTGTCAAGAAAAAAACAGTCAAACATCGGGACATTCATTCATAG
- a CDS encoding phosphatidylglycerophosphatase A family protein, giving the protein MHMNVVQLLESRGVKVDDIVDIVYTLQKPYHPDLKQEECQISVMRVLAKREVQHALYTGIALDELAEKNLLPEPLQSIMNSDEPLYGVDEILALGITNVYGSIGLTSFGYLDKEKLGILKRLNVKGSGIHVFLDDLVAGIAAAASARIAHRNGQS; this is encoded by the coding sequence ATGCACATGAATGTTGTGCAATTGTTAGAGAGCCGCGGAGTCAAAGTGGACGATATTGTCGATATCGTCTACACGCTGCAGAAACCGTATCATCCCGATCTGAAACAAGAAGAGTGCCAAATCAGTGTCATGCGCGTCTTGGCGAAGCGGGAAGTACAACATGCGCTCTACACGGGAATTGCATTGGATGAATTGGCGGAAAAGAATCTCCTCCCCGAGCCTTTGCAATCGATAATGAATTCGGATGAACCGCTATACGGAGTGGACGAGATTCTTGCTCTTGGCATCACCAATGTATATGGTTCGATTGGTCTTACTTCATTCGGTTATCTCGATAAAGAAAAACTTGGAATTCTTAAACGATTGAACGTTAAAGGATCGGGCATCCACGTGTTTCTCGATGATTTGGTGGCGGGAATCGCCGCGGCCGCATCGGCGAGAATTGCACATCGGAACGGACAAAGTTAA
- a CDS encoding glutamate decarboxylase — protein sequence MWTVIYIAPNAKTAERIQEKLTQEGFLVKLRQTNIAKQQYEILVPESELDEVQEVLKDILHSSHR from the coding sequence ATGTGGACGGTAATCTATATTGCTCCCAACGCCAAAACGGCTGAACGCATTCAAGAAAAGCTGACACAAGAAGGTTTCCTTGTGAAACTCCGGCAAACCAACATCGCGAAACAACAATATGAAATTCTTGTACCCGAATCGGAGCTCGATGAAGTACAAGAAGTGTTGAAGGATATATTGCATTCCTCACACAGGTAA
- the accD gene encoding acetyl-CoA carboxylase, carboxyltransferase subunit beta yields MLKDLFQKKVKYATLSTQDVAPRKESIPEGIMTKCKKCGELLLTKELDKHLKTCPRCGYHFPLSAPERIQWTLDEGHFFEYDAGMTSVDPLRFPDYPAKLEAVKESTGLQEAVVTGEGTLEGFPVVIGVMDSRFIMGSMGSVVGEKITRAVERAVEKKYPLILFTASGGARMQEGTFSLMQMAKISAALRKLGDARLPYIAVLTHPTTGGVTASFAMLGDLNIAEPGALIGFAGRRVIEQTIRQKLPDDFQTAEFLLKHGMLDKVVHRKEMKHTLAKILEMHRIGGAPNAR; encoded by the coding sequence GTGCTTAAAGACCTATTTCAAAAGAAAGTAAAATATGCGACATTGTCCACTCAGGATGTGGCGCCTCGCAAAGAGTCAATCCCTGAAGGGATTATGACCAAATGCAAGAAGTGTGGAGAATTGTTGCTCACAAAAGAGTTGGATAAGCATTTGAAGACTTGTCCTCGTTGTGGGTATCATTTTCCATTATCCGCTCCTGAGCGTATACAATGGACGTTGGATGAAGGACATTTTTTCGAATATGATGCGGGAATGACATCGGTCGACCCGTTGCGCTTTCCCGATTATCCTGCAAAGCTCGAAGCGGTGAAAGAGAGTACGGGACTCCAAGAAGCGGTAGTAACAGGGGAAGGTACATTGGAAGGCTTCCCGGTGGTCATCGGTGTAATGGATTCGCGCTTTATCATGGGATCCATGGGTTCGGTAGTGGGCGAGAAGATCACGCGTGCGGTCGAGCGGGCAGTTGAGAAGAAGTATCCTTTGATTCTGTTCACGGCTTCCGGCGGGGCCAGAATGCAGGAAGGTACGTTTTCGTTGATGCAGATGGCGAAGATTTCCGCCGCCCTGCGCAAATTGGGGGATGCGCGGTTGCCTTATATTGCGGTACTTACTCATCCGACGACAGGCGGTGTCACCGCTTCGTTCGCGATGCTCGGAGATTTGAATATCGCTGAACCGGGAGCTTTGATCGGATTTGCAGGTCGGCGTGTGATCGAACAGACGATTCGTCAAAAACTGCCCGACGATTTTCAAACGGCGGAGTTCCTCTTGAAACACGGAATGCTGGACAAAGTGGTTCACCGCAAGGAGATGAAACATACGTTGGCGAAAATATTGGAAATGCATCGTATAGGGGGGGCACCTAATGCCCGCTGA